The Amycolatopsis sp. DG1A-15b genome contains the following window.
GGTTCCCGTGGATGCCGACCCGGCCGCGCACGCCACGGCGGTCAACGCAGCCACGCAGACGCCGATAATTCTGCTCCACGGGTTCAACAACTGCTCCCGGTTCGTAACGGTATAGGTGCGGTCCGTTCGGATTCACCACTGGTGCGCAAACACTTTCTGTGAATGAAAGCGCGACGCGATCAACAACGCTGGGCTTACCGCCGCCATCGGGCACATCGGATCCAACGAATGGCAGCAATCCATGACCGCTTACTCATCAACGTTGCCGTGGCGGCAGGCCGTACCCGTTCAGGCCGTCTCCCTCTTCGATCAGGACCGATCCATCACGTAGGGTGCCGATTCGCTTACCCGACAACGAAATGTTGGTGATGCGGTCGGTTTGCGCGGTCCACTGCGGACCGGCGAGGCTGTCGTCCTTGACCGCGATGGCAGCGATGACAAAAGATGTCCGATGAAGCAAAGCACTTGCTCGTCCTCTTCGATTCCCCCACCTTCGTCGCAATTGCGACAAATCGCCACGACTGGCCCTGGCAGGATGCATGGCCAGTCCTGCGTGGCACAGACAGACTAAAACATCACTCCGCGAAACAGCGTTGTGATATCGGCCATAGTGCAAATGGCGGTTGACGGGTCTTGATGCGCCCGGTATGGGGCTTATATCGAGCCGAAATCTTCGCGCCGGTCGACCGAGGAGACTCAGATGCATGCGGCGAGATCCGGTTTCGTGCTGCCCTTTCAATTGTGCTGACCACGGCGCTGACCTCTGGTGCGATCGCCGTCCCGGTTGCGTCCGTGGCCACTTCGGACACCCACCCAGCGCCCGCGCAGACCACGACCTTTTTCCGCTGCCGGCTCGGATCGGGCGAAAGTGGCACTGCTGTGGCGAGTCGGCGGCCCCGGTCCTGCTGGGGAGATGCTGATGGCGCTGGGACGGTGCTCCACAGCTCCTGCGCTGTGGTGAGGGGGTCGCGTGGTGGTGCGTGTCCAGGACCGCTCCATAGGCGACAGAGAGGATGCTGATTCGGCGAATAACCTCGGTATACGACCGGATCGGGTGCTAGCGACGAGAGAGTTGTCGGCCGGGCCGGCTCGGAGCCTGGTTCCGCTGGCTCGGTCCGCGGCGGCCGGCGGCGACGATCGCGCGGAGGTCTTCGTCGGAGAAGCGCAAATGTTTGCCGACGAAGGTGCAGGGGATGAGGCGCTGGCCGGCTTTGCGGCGGAGCCACGACTCGCCGATGGTCAGCCGTTCGGCAGCGGCGGCCGGTGTGTAGAGGAGGTGGCCTGCGTCGTCGCCGGTGG
Protein-coding sequences here:
- a CDS encoding helix-turn-helix domain-containing protein, whose protein sequence is MKTDDPLHHSNAVTPELPRQSGPAGSPTGDDAGHLLYTPAAAAERLTIGESWLRRKAGQRLIPCTFVGKHLRFSDEDLRAIVAAGRRGPSQRNQAPSRPGRQLSRR